One genomic segment of Paenibacillus sp. FSL H8-0332 includes these proteins:
- a CDS encoding DUF4367 domain-containing protein → MGKRELTPEEQFLKEGDRSAHWNTVDVHEPVMKALGLEGALTAEEDENLLQTLPPSGEAPKVMRRMETRTGRRQKRMPVKGWAAAVLALVLLGGGYTQFSGKLQQGAEAQSSGEVRQGAGAQYKVLPYQPLPATASGGTLIEKAKEPLKPYIPEAEPGAEYEANQKLSILYNQKYSKGAELMKELLLPGEYATYVITREDEEGEGSMNMYRPPLTFKDYTAYKTSVEEHNAPVLEQPAYLPEGYALHEAIIKPFFLKVPDVQELKGGNERDLGDNFQLAWRVEKAENIDYPYSSLVYKKGDVQVRIGVSLVDDNQNPADPLSWSEHTKMENIEIKGRQAIFSDDSGNKELDLGFKYKLVWSDPGAKVIYSVIAGQENTELTKDELIAIAASMMK, encoded by the coding sequence ATGGGCAAGCGTGAATTAACTCCAGAGGAGCAGTTTCTGAAGGAGGGAGACCGTTCAGCACATTGGAACACCGTTGATGTTCACGAACCAGTAATGAAGGCGCTCGGGCTTGAGGGGGCATTGACTGCTGAAGAAGACGAGAACCTGCTTCAGACCCTTCCGCCAAGCGGAGAGGCACCAAAAGTAATGCGCAGAATGGAAACAAGAACCGGACGGAGACAGAAGCGGATGCCGGTGAAGGGCTGGGCGGCGGCGGTCCTGGCACTGGTCTTGCTGGGCGGAGGCTATACCCAATTCTCCGGCAAACTCCAGCAAGGAGCTGAAGCCCAGAGTTCGGGTGAAGTCCGGCAAGGGGCCGGAGCCCAGTATAAGGTGCTTCCGTATCAGCCGCTTCCGGCGACGGCTTCCGGCGGAACGCTGATTGAGAAGGCGAAAGAACCCTTGAAGCCTTATATTCCAGAAGCAGAGCCGGGTGCAGAGTATGAAGCCAACCAGAAGCTGAGTATTCTCTATAACCAGAAGTATTCAAAAGGGGCAGAGCTCATGAAGGAGCTGTTGCTTCCTGGAGAGTATGCCACCTATGTAATTACGCGTGAAGACGAGGAGGGAGAGGGGAGTATGAACATGTATCGCCCGCCCCTCACGTTCAAGGACTATACCGCCTATAAGACCAGTGTAGAGGAGCACAACGCTCCGGTCCTGGAGCAGCCGGCGTATCTGCCGGAAGGATATGCCCTGCATGAGGCTATCATCAAGCCTTTTTTCTTAAAAGTTCCGGATGTGCAGGAGCTTAAAGGCGGAAACGAGAGAGACCTGGGAGACAACTTCCAGTTGGCCTGGAGAGTGGAGAAGGCGGAGAACATTGACTACCCGTATTCCTCACTGGTATACAAGAAGGGGGACGTTCAGGTGAGAATCGGTGTCTCGCTTGTGGATGACAACCAAAACCCGGCTGATCCGCTCTCGTGGAGTGAACATACAAAGATGGAAAATATAGAGATAAAAGGTAGACAGGCCATTTTTTCGGATGACTCCGGCAACAAGGAGCTTGACTTGGGATTTAAGTACAAGTTGGTTTGGTCTGACCCTGGTGCAAAGGTTATCTATTCTGTGATCGCCGGCCAGGAGAATACGGAGCTAACGAAGGATGAGCTTATCGCCATTGCCGCCAGTATGATGAAATAA